GGCCACCTGACGGAACCTCGGCCCGGCCGCCGGGTCGGTGGCCAGGTCGGCGATCAGCAGCCGGCCGGGTTCGGCGGGGTGGCTGAGCAGCCCCGAGAACGGGCCGTGCTCGGCCGGGACGGTCTCCAGCGCGCCGAGCTCGGACCGGTCCAGGTTGAGGCCGACCGGGCGTCCGGCGCCCCGGGCGGTGGTGGTGATCAGCCCTCGACGGGCGCCGAGCAGCGCGGCGCCGGAGGCCAGTACGGCCGCCAGGGTGTCGGCCAGGCCGCGGGCCTGGGCCAGCAGTTCGGTGTGCTCCTGGAGGACGGTCAGGTCGGACAGCTGCCCGGCCAGCCGGTCCTGCAGACCGGCCGTCTCGCTGATGGCGAGGAAGCCGAGATCAGGCAGCACGGTGGCGGTCGCCGCCAGAGGCTTGGCGTCGGTCATGTCCCAACTCCCCACACAGTGGTATGTGTCACGCAGAACCACCAGGACCGCCCAAAAACGATTCCTAAGTCACTACTCGGCATTAATCCACCACTTGTACACAGGCCGATCGGGGCATGTCCAGAATCAGGACAAGGTCGGTCGGCGGGTTCCGCAGCGCCCGGACGGGGCGGATCCGCCGCTCCGGGAGCACGTCGGTGTCCCGACGCTCCGTCAGTCGGCCGTCCGGATCGTATGGTTCGGGGAGTCGCCGCCCGGCCGGGCCGGAGCTCACTCACCCTTACGGTGGAACCAACCGTCTCCGACGGGCGTCCATCTGGTCGCATGCGGGATTCTCGTTCCGGAGGCCGTCCGCTCCAGGCCCCCAGCCCCTCCCTGTCGTTCAGGTCACTCCCGCCCCTCCGTCCGCACCGGTGCCGCCCACGCACCCAGGGCGCAGCCGCGGTCGACGGTCCGACTGCCCGAGCCCCACGGTCGCGGAAAGGAACGAGCGCAGATGCCATGGACGCGTCCCCGTCTGAACCGGAGCAAGGCCCGGAGCAAGTCCGGGAGCAAGGCGCACCGCAGGTACAGCCCCTCCCCCCGGTCGCCCTGGCTGCGCTGGCCCGGCAGCCGGCGCCGGGTCAGGGCGGCCCTGCTGGCGGCGGCCCGGACCGCCGCCGGGTACGGCTGGCCGGTGCTGCCGGGCGCGTACGCGGTGCCGGGTCTGCTCGGGCCCTGCTCCTGCGAGGACCCGGCCTGCCCGGCCCCCGGCGCCCATCCGCACCAGCCGCCGCTGCCCGCCGCCACCACCGACGCCCGGATGGTGGGCTGGTGGTGGGCCGAGCGCTCGCCGGACGCGTCGGTGCTGGTGGCCACCGGGCGGACGGTCAGCGCGGTGAGCCTGCCGGCCGACGCGGGGGCCAGGGCGCTGGAGTACCTGGAGGTGCTGGACGTGCCGGTCGGCCCGGTGCTGCTGGCCCAGGACCGGTACGTGCTGCTGGTGGCGCCGTACACACTGGCCGAGTTGGGGGAGCTGCTGGCCGAGCAGCCGTGGGTGCCTGGGGTGATGCGCTATCACGGACCGGACGGCTACCTGCTGCTGCCGCCCAGCCGGACGGCGGAGGGCGGGGTGCGCTGGGTCAGGCCGCCGGTCGGCGGGCGGCCGTGGCTGCCCGAGGTGGGCGGTCTGCTGGGTGCGCTGATCGCGGCGAGTTCGGTGGCGGCGGACGGGAGCAGGTTGGCCGGCTGAACCACGGCGAGCGCTCAATTCCCGTACGGAAAAAGAAGATCCGGCCGCTGGCGACGGGGGATGCACCAGCGACCGGACTGTTTAAATGGTAACAAAGATCCGCGTGCGCGCCAATTTGTCCGCACACTCTGTCACCTGGCAGTTTTCCTTCCGGTCCGAAAATGTGACGCGAGTCACTTTTCGGGCCAAGGGCTCCGGGAAGAGCCTCAGTTGAGCGTCACCTGACGGCTCACCAGGTGGGCCCGGGCCCGGCGCTCCTCGGCGGTGAGCGGGGTCTCGTCCTTGAGCGTGGCGGCCAGTCGCTCGGCGAACTCGGCGGCGGGCGCCTCGCAGTCGGCGGCGGTCATGCTCTGCGGCAGGTCCCAGACCGGCACGGTCAGACCGTGCGCGCGGAACGAGCCGACCAGCCGGGTGTCCGCGCCGAGCGAGGACTGCTCGGCGGCGGTCAGCTTGGCCAGCGCGTCCAGGAGCTGCTCCTCCGGCACCGTCATGACCCAGCGCAGGTGGTTCTTGTCCGGCGCGGCGCACCAGTACGAGGACGGCACGCTGCTGAGCTTCTCGGTCGGGATGGCGGAGGCGTTGGCCCGCTCCAGCGAGGCGGCCACGTCACCGGTGGCGGTCTCCGCGTCCTCCAGCCAGAACTCGAAGCCGGTGTGCACGGCCGGGGCGAACTCGGCGTCCAGGTCGAGCAGTTCCTGCAGGCGGCGGCCACCGGGGACGGTCCGGCGGGCGGGCACGGGGCTGCCCGGCTCGGTGGTCAGGGCCAGCTCCAGGGCGTCGCCGAGGTCGCGGCTCAGGTCGCCGGAGGCGGACTGGGTCTGCAGACCGAGCAGGATCGAGCCGTCCGGGCGGCGCAGCGCGGGCCAGGCCAGCGGCAGCACGGTGGCCAGCGTCACCGAGGGCACCGGACCGGTGGCGCCGTCGGCCACGCCCTTGGCCAGGGTGAGCGGGACGGTGGCGGCGGGGACCAGCTCGCGCAGCGCGACCCAGTCGGCCTCGCCGGGCAGCCCCTCGAACGGGCGGTGGACCAGCTCCTGGACCGCGTGCGCGGCCTCGCGCCCGTGGCAGGCCTTGTACCGGCGGCCGGAACCGCACGGGCAGTCCTCGCGGGCCCCGACCACGGGGATCTCGCCCGAGGTCACGACGGTGGACGGACGGTTCTGCGGCGACTTCTTCGCGGCCTTCTTGGCCATGGTGCGGCTCTCCCGGTACGGCGACGTGCTTGCCCGGGCAGCCTACTGAGCTTTCCCGGCGGACCGGTCAGGTCCGGCCGACCGACGCCCGTCCGAGTGTCGTCCGCGGTTGTCGGTCAGGCGCTCCGCGCGCCGTGCTCCGCCCGCAACGGGAGCTCGGCCCAGACCGTCACCTGCCCCGGTGCGTCCCGGACGCCCCAGTCGTCCGCCAGCCGGCCGACGATGGTCAGCCCGCGGCCGCCGCGCGAGGTGAGCGAGGGCCGGGCCGGCGTCGGCCTGGTCACCGCACCGCCGTCGGTCACCTCCAGGACCAGCTGCCCCTGCCCGGACAGCACCCAGCGGACCGTCACCCCGCCGGGTTCACCGTCCTCGGCGGACCGTACGCCGACCAGGACGGGGGCCGGCACGGGGGCCGGCGCGTCGTCCTTCAGGTCGGCCAGCCTGCCCAGCGGCCGGGCGTACCGGCAGGAGTTGCTGAGCAACTCGGACAGGATCAGGACCGCGTCGTCGATCACCGTCTCGGCGACCTCGTGGTCACCCAGATCACGGCGCAGTCGGCGTCGTGCCGCTCCGACACCGGCGGGCCCGTGCGGCACCGCCATGGTCGATGAAGTCGGCACCTCGTGTGCCACCATCAACGCCACCCCCGGACCTCCTTCAGCATTCGCCGAGGGATGGATGCCCCTTGGTAATGGGTCGGAAACGGGCATCCGGCGATCGCGGCGGGACATTAACGGGCAGCGCAACTCACGGTACGCAAATGGTGATTGCCTGCTCACAGACCGTTGTCCAAACGCCCGGAATTGGCCACTCCCGGTACTTCACGCCGGAGTTCGCGCCAGTTCACGCCCCTCGCGCGGGGCGTTTATCGGCCGAGTTGTGCCAGCACGGCGCGCGGCCGATTGGTGATGATCGCCGAAACGCCGAGTTCCAGACAGAGTTCGACATCGGCCGCCTCGTCCACGGTCCAGACGTGCACCGAGTGCCCGGCCCGCCGCAGCGCGCGCACCAGCTCGGGGTTGGACCTGACCAGGTCAATGCCGGGTCCGGCGATCGGGGCGCCGCCGGGCAGCGTCTCGATCCGGCCGAGCAGCGGCAGCCTGCGGTCGAACAGGTAGACCGTCGGGACGGCGGGCGCGGCCCGGCGGATCCGGCGCAGCGAGAGCTCGGAGAAGCTCATCACGCGCACCGCTGACCCCTCCCGACTGTCCGGAAGCAGCCCGTACCGGGAGAGCAGCCGGAGCAGTTCGGCCTCGGTGCGCCCCGCGTACCGGGTCGGGTGTTTGGTCTCGATCGCCAGCTCCACCCGCCGACCGGCGTCCGCGACCAGTTCGAGCAGCTGGGCCAGCGTCAGCACCGGGCTGGGCTCGGGCGCCGCCGGGTCCTTCCAGGAGCCGAAGTCGAAGGCGTTCAGCTGAGCCAGCGTCAGGGCGGAGACCGCGCCCCGGCCGTCCGAGGTCCGGCGGACCGTCCGGTCGTGCACACAGACCAGCTGCCCGTCGGCGGTCAGCCGGACGTCGGCCTCCAGGCCGTCGGCGCCCTCCGCCACGGCGAGCGCGTACGCCGCGAGGGTGTGCTCGGCGCGGGCGGCCGAGGAGCCGCGGTGCGCGATCACCTGGACGGCACCGCGGTCCGCGGCGTCCTGGCTGGTCAACGGCTGGTTCCGGGTATCCACACCGGTAACCCTACGAGGCGCCGGACGACCGGTGGCCGCCGCCACGGGAAACTCCGGGTGAAGTTCCCGCTGCGGCGGCCGACGCGTCACTTCCGGCGCTGCACCGCCAGGGTGGCCAGCGCCGCGACCAGGAAGCTCAGCAGCGAGGCCGAGGTCCAGGGCTGCGCCTCGAAGCCGACCTTCGACTGCAGGTCCAGCCAGAAGCCGCGCCAGCCGTCGATCGCGGTCGGGGCGATGAACTGGTAGGTGGCGAAGCCGAGCGCCCACGGCAGCAGCATCAGCCAGCGGGCCGGGGCGTCCTCGGCCAGGTTCCAGCCGCGCCGGCCCGAGCCGAGGAAGTAGTCGGCCGCCAGCACCGCGAACATCGGCACGAAGACCGAGCCGATCAGGAACAGGAAGGCGGAGTACGACGCGGCGAACTCGTCGATGCACAGCGCCAGCCCGGTCACCAGCGCACCGATCCCGCCGGTCAGCAGCCGGCGGTCGACCTTCGGCAGCAGGTTCTGGATCGACATCGCGGTCGAGTACACGTTGGCGAAGGACTGGTCGGTCTCCCGGACCACCAGTACCAGCAGGAAGGCCCAGCCCGCGGCCACCCCGGTGAAGGAGGAGAAGATCAGGTTCGGGTCGCCGTCGGACTGCAGCAGCGCCACCGCACCCAGCAGGTAGCACCAGACCTGGGCCAGCGTGTAGCCGGAGAGGGTGGCCCAGAACGCGGTCCCGGCGGCGCGGGCGTGCCGGGTGTAGTCGGCGGCCAGCGGTACGAAGGAGATCGACATCGCGATCATCACGTCGGTGGCGGAGAGGAAGCCGCTCCAGTTGCCCGCACCCGGGTTCGGCACGCCCTGCCGGACCAGCTGGACGGTGAGGTAGACCATCGCGATGCCGACGGCGATCGTGACGTACTTGCGCAGCACCCCGATCGAGCCGAGCGGCCAGATGGTCAGCGTGGTGGTCAGCGCACCGCCCAGCAGCACGAACAGCCAGTGCCAGCCCTGGGTGCCGGTGACCGCCTGGGCGCCCATCGTGATCACCAGCAGCTCGTACACACCCCAACCGATGCACTGCACGATGTTCAGCACGGTGGGGACGTAGGAGAGCTTGGTGCCGAACAGGCCGCGCAGCACGGCCATGGCCGGTGCGCCCGTCCGGGCACCGATCAGGGCGGTCACCCCGAGCATCGCGGTGCCGATCACGGTGCCCACCACGGTGGCGGTGATCGCGGCGGCCAGCGAGAGCTCCGCGCCCTTGGCGCCGATCACGGTGGCCGCGCTGGTGAAGCCGATCAGGCTGACCCCGAGGTTGGCCCAGAGCGAGAACAGCGCCCGGAAGTCGAGGGTGCGAGGAGGTGCGGTGTCCAGCACGAGCGGCGCCTCGGCGCGCGCGGTCGCGGTCGGTTCCTGGACAGGGGCAGGCGAAACAGCCGTCATGGCCGAAGCTCCCTACGCCGGCATTACCCGGACAGGTTCGAGCGGTCTGCGCTCCCTCGCCGTAGGCCAGCAGCTGCATGGCGTACGGTCGTTCCGCGCACTCTCAGCCTGGACGGTCCAAGCTCCCGCGTGTCAGTTTGGAGCGCCAGGCTAGCCGCCGGGCCGCCGAACACCAAGGCGAGCGGGTGGCCGTCCGGATCGCGGGACGAAGCGGACCCCCCGGGGGCCGTGTCGGGAACAGGTAAGGATTCTTAAGAGTTCTTCACCGGGCCCCATACGACAACCGAATCAGCAATGCGAAAAACTGTGGACCAAGGTCCTGTCAGCTATGGAGGTCGTCCGTGAGCACCGAGCACGCGAGTGGTTCCACCCAGCCGGAGGCTGGTGGAGGGTCCACCGGGCCCGAGGAGCAGCGCACCTCCGCGGGCCAGGTCGCCGAGCCGACGCTGGCGTTCGGCAAGGTGACTCCGCCGGCCGCCCCGTCCTATCTGGACGCGCCCCCGCCGGTGCTGCCGCCCGCCCCGGCTCCGGCCGCCCCGCCCGCCCCGTCCTACCTGGACGCGCCGCCGCCGGCCCCGGCCCCGGCCGGCAACCCGTACGCGGCTCCGGCCGCCCCGCCCGCTCCGGCCGCCGAGCTGCCGCCGGTCGCCGCGGCCGAGCTGCCGCCGGTGCAGGTGGCCCCGCCGGCCGCCGAGCCGCCGCACCACCCGTTCGGCGCGGGTACGCCGCTCGGCAGCTGGGCCACCCCGCCCGGGGGCATCGACGGCCCGGGCGGCCCCGGCTTCCCCCAGTACCCGGGTGCGAACCCGGCGCCCGGTCGCAAGCGCGGCGGACTGATCGCGCTGGTCGCGGCCGTCGCCTTGGTGGCCGGTCTGGCCGGCGGCGCGATCGGCGTCTCGGTGACCGACCGGGACGGCGGATCCAACTCCTCGTCAGGCCGCGGCACCAGCACCACCGTCCAGGCCAGCGAGAACAAGCAGGCGGTCAACCGTCCGCCGGAGTCGGTCGCGGGCATCGCCGGCAAGGCGCTGCCGAGCGTGGTCACCATCAAGGCGCAGGGCTCGCAGGAGTCCGGCACCGGCACCGGGTTCGTCTTCGACACCGAGGGCCACATCCTCACCAACAACCACGTGGTCGCCCCGGCGGCCAGCGGCGGCAAGCTGACCGTCAAGTTCTCCGACGGTTCGTCCTACCCGGCCTCGGTGGTCGGCCGGGCGCAGGGCTACGACGTGGCCGTGATCAAGCTGGACAGCCCGCCCAAGGACAAGCTCGTCCCGCTCCCGCTCGGTGACTCCGACAAGGTCGCGGTCGGCGACGCCACCATCGCGATCGGCGCCCCGTACGGCCTGGAAGGCACCGTCACCACCGGCATCATCAGCGCCAAGGACCGCCCGGTGGCCTCCGGCGACGAGACCGGCGCCCAGGCCTCCTACATGAACGCGCTGCAGACCGACGCGTCGATCAACCCGGGCAACTCCGGCGGGCCGCTGCTGGACGCCGCGGGCGCCGTGATCGGCATCAACTCGGCGATCCAGTCCAACACCAGCAGCGGCAACAGCCGGGCCGGCTCGATCGGCCTCGGCTTCGCGATCCCGATCAACCAGGCCAAGCGGGTCGCGGGCGATCTGATCAAGGGCGGCACGCCGGTCTACGCGATCCTCGGCGTGCTGCGCAACGACGAGTTCAAGGGCGACGGCGCGCAGATCCGCGGCTCCGCCGTCGGCGAGACCCCCGCCGTCACCCCGGGCGGCCCCGCCGACCAGGCCGGCCTCAAGGCCGGTGACGTGATCACCAAGCTCGGCGGCCACGTCATCGACAGCGGCCCCACCCTGGTCAGCGAGATCTGGACCTACAAGCCCGGCGACAAGGTCGAGGTCGAGTACACCCGCGACGGCAAGGCCGCCAAGACCACCGTCACCCTCGGCGAACGCAAGGGCGACAACTGACAGCACCGGTGACCGCCCTGGCAAAAGGGTGTGCACGGAACCCCACCGGACCCGTTAGGCTGACCTCCGCCTGGAGAGTTGCCCGAGCGGCCTAAGGGACCAGTCTTGAAAACTGTCGTGGCGTAACCCGTCACCGTGGGTTCAAATCCCACACTCTCCGCTGGTGGAGGAAACTCCAGCTCAGGGCGGGTATCGGCGAGCAGCCGATACCCGCCCTTTGGCATGTTGTCTCACCGCGCGTCGCCGATATCCCGCGCGGATCCAGCCCGTGTGGAACATCTGTGGAACGCCGTCCCGGGGTGCTGACGGCCTACTCCTGCATGTCCTGACCGTTCAGGAACCGCTCGATCAGGGCGTTGGAGTGATCCTGACGGTTGTTCAGGATCTTGGCGTAGAAGCGGTAGAGCACCGCCACGCTGTGCCCAGCGCGCCGCGCCACCTCCACCGGATCGACGCCGGCCACCAGCCAGCCGGACACGGCCGTGTGCCGCAGCTCGTAGGGCACGTCCGCGAGCGGCGTCTCCACCTCATGGGGTGTCAGGACGAACGGCCGGGCTACCTTCCAGAGCGCGGCGTACTCCTTCGTGAGAAGTCGCCCGCCCTCGGTCGCCCGGAACAGTCGGCCATCGGACGCGACGCCGAACCGCTCGATGTGCTCGCGGAGGATCTGCACCAGAACCGGCGGAATGGGCACGTCGCGCGTGGCGCTGCGGGCCCGACGCTTGAGGCCGCGCTCCTCGTGTGACTGTCCGTCATCTGTCCACCGTGAGCCGACCCGTGGGGAGCTACCGGCCAGCACGATGCGCCCCCACCCGGTCTCCGGCAGGGTGCAGTCCGTGATCCGAATGTCCATCGCCTCGGCCGGCCGAGTAGCCGCATAGAGCATGCAGCCGTAGAACGCCCGCAGGTGGCTTCCGCGCCGCGAGACAGTGCCAGCAGCCTCGATCAGGGCGTGCCCCTGCTCCGGCCCCGGGACCCACCGCCAGTCGATCTCATCGTCTGTCTCCGGCGCATCCCAGTCCACGAACTGGAGCGGGTTGGCCGGCAGCCTGCGGCGCTCAACCGCGTACCGCAAGGCGTTGTTGAACACCATGCGCTTGCGGGTGATCGTGTTGTCCGCCGCGACCTCGCCGTTCAGGAGACGGGACAGGGCTTCAAGGGCGGTGCGTACCACCTCGGAATCCTCCAACTCCCCAATCCCGATGGACTTCTTGGCCAGCCACGCGAGCGCAGCGGTGACCTCTGCGGGCGGTTCCGGCTGCTGCGGCGAGAAGTTGAACGCCCAGCACGACAGAGCCTGACGGAGAACGCGGTGATCAGGCGCACCACGGCGGTCGGTGACCAGCGCGGGAGTGATGGTGGCAAGAGCGTCCGCACGTGCCGATCGGCTCTTGGCGGACGCTCGGGCCCACTTCTTCTCCGCGTACTCCTTCGCGTGCTCGAACCACGTGACCTGGTCGCGCTTCCGGAGTTCGGATACCGGCAGACCGCTGTCCGTGTCGAACTGCTCGCCCTTCTGGATCGCGGTCATCAGCTGGGCCCGCCGACCGTCCGCCAGGGTCTTCGTGGCGAACGTTCGGGAGTGCGGGTTCAGGCCTACGCGCCACCGGAGTTGGTGCGGCTTACGTCCGCGCTTGAGATCACGAATGGCATAGATGTACACCTCGAAGGTCAGCAATTCAGCTCCGTACGGATGAGGGGCCCGGCGAACTTGCCGGGCCCCGTTGGCGGTGGGTCGTCAGGCAGCGATCTGGCAAGCAGCCAGCCAGCTGTCGAGGTCGGCGCGGTCCACGCGGAGCTGAGCGTTGGGGAGCTTGATCAGGCGCGGCCCCTGGCCTCGGGCACGCATCCGGTAAAAGGCGGCGCGGCTCATGTTGATCTCTTCCAGGACGGCGGAGAGCTTGAGCAGTTCACGCTTTGCCATGCAGATCCTCCGATGAGCGGTTCGGGTGTGGCGGAATGGGCGCGACGGCCAGGCGGGCGCGCCTGTCCGAGGCTGGGATTTCTGCGTCATTGCGTCATCAGCGTCATTTGGGCCTGTGACCTGGGGTTCTGTGTGACGCAGCGTCAGGAGGGTGCGTCATGGGTGTGTCATGGGCTGCGTCATCGCATGTCGCAGATGACGCAGGATGACGCAGCGGCCGTCGTCTGCGTCATGGCTGTCTGCGCAGGTCAGGGGCCGGTTTTCGGTCCGAATGACGCACATGTCGCAGCGTCTTCCTACTTAGGAAAAAAGAGGGGTGGTTGTTGTAGTTCGGCACTCCCTCAGAGCGAAAGGAGGAGCCGCTTCGCGGCACGACCCTTGGGCGGCTTCGCCGAACAGCAAGAGGAGCACCACCTCGCGAGGCGTGCCAGTGCTCCTCTTGCTGTTCAGGTGGTGAGGTCAGAGCAGCCGGGGCTGCTCGTGCGGCGGCGTGACGGCCGGACGGCCCATCTCCAGATACCGGCCTTCGCAGGTGCGGCCCGAGTCCACGAGCACGCCTCGGGCCGCGAGGGTGGGTTGAAGGCGCTTGAGGCGGTCGGAGAGGACCTTGCCGGTGGTCGGCCAGCCCTTGGGCAGGGGCCGCAGGTCGGGTTCGCTGTAGAGGCGGCTGAGGCAGGTCAGCCACTCGGTCGAGGTCTGGCGCTGCGCCGCGCCCGGGGCGATGGTCTCGGCGTGCCGCAGGACGGTCTGCGCGAGGAGGTCGCCCTCGATCACGTCGTCGTTCAGGTCGTCCAGGCTGGCCCGGTACGCCGCCAGCACCCCCAGGCCGGTCGCGGCGTCGAGTTGCGCGCACAGGTGCGCGAAGTCCGCCATCCGCAGATCGGTCGGCGTCTCCGCCTGCGCGGCCCGGACCTTGACGGTCAGGTCGAGCAGCGACCCGAGCACGACGGGCAGGGCCTCTTCGTAGTCCGCCCACAGTGCCGCTTCGGTGACCCGGACCCTGGGCCGCTCCAGCCGCAGCGGCAGCAGCCGCTCGGCGAGGTCGGGTCGGATGACGCCGACGTCGATGCCGGTCAGCAGCAGCGGCCGGCGGTAGCTGGCCCGGACCACGTCGCCGTCGGTGAACAGGGCGCGCTTGACGCTCTCGGCGCCGGTGACGATGCAGCACATCGCGTCGGAGAGGTCGGGCGTCATGTGGGAGAGGTTGTCGAGGGCGGTGACCCATCCGGCCGCGACGGCGGCGATGAGGTTCTCCTCGTCCTTCGGGGCCCGGCGCAGGTCACCGCTCATGCCTTCGATGATCCTCACCAGCATTCGGCCGCCGGAGGACTTGCCAGCGCCCTGCGGCCCGGTCAGGAACGGTGCCGGAACGGGCACGGACGGCCCGAGGCAGCCGATCAGCCAGGCGATGGCCAGGCATTCGGTCTGGGCGTTGGCGAAGTTGCACAGCCGCATCAGCAGGTCGATGCCCTTGCCGTCGGTGTCCTTGACCGGCACCGGCAGCTCTCCGGTGAGCTGGGTGCGGCGCCAGCACACCTCACGCGGGTCGGGTACGACGGTGTCCCATCCGGTGGGGTGGATGCGCACCGAGAGCCCGTCGGAGCGGCCCAGGTCCAGCCACGTTGCCCCGTCGAAGCCGGGGGCGACGCGGATGTGGACGGGCTGCACCTCCTCCGTCAGGGCGAGCGCCTCGATCAGGTCCAGCGCCTCCTTGAGCGCGGTCCCGTTGAACACCCCGAGCCCGTCGCGGAACAGACCGACCATCAGTTCCTGGCGGTGGCTGCCGGTGGTGCCCTGGGAGCGGATCGGACGCGCCACCGGATGGCCCACCTTCTGCGCGTAGACGGTGCCGTCGGCGGTGCGGAAGTACCGGAAGTGGGCCTGCGCGTAGTCGGTGATGATCTCGCGTGCCGGGGTCTTCTCCTCCTCCGCCACGGCTACATCCCCAACCGGCTGAGGGCGTTGGTCCACGCGTCGGCGCAGTGCCGGGGCGATTCGCCCTTGGCCTGCGCGGCGGCGAACAGCCGCGCCGTGTGCGCGTCGGTGAGGCACCCGCACCGGCCGTGCGTGGCCAGCACGGCCAGGAACGCCCCGAACACGGTCGCGTGCACCGCACTGGCCGCCTCGGTGATGCGCTGCTCCGCCATGGTGATGCCGCGCTCCAGGTAAGCCGGTGTGCGGTGCGGGCACCGCCCGCCCCCGGCCGGCACGGAAACGGCCACATGCCGGGCCGGGGTGGGCTCGCGCACGATCAGGGCCCGGACGGTGTCGGGCAGCGCGGCGATGGCGCCTGCTCCGGGGCCGACCCAACGGGCGTAGGACATCAGCGACTTGACGTCGATGCCGGGCCGCACCGCGTTGGCTGACTGCATCGCGCCCCGGTAGAGCCAGTGCTCACCCCGAGTGGTCCGCACGATCCGGGTGCCGGGCAGGGCGGCCCGAGCCCAGGCGATGGCGTCCTCGTTGTCGAGGTCCACCACGGTCAGCCCGGCGCGGCCGGGGTGGTAGGCCACCCCGGCCGCGCCGAGCCACGCCCGCTCCCATTCCCGGGAGTTGAGGATGTTGGAGTCGGTGGTGGCGGCGGCCCAGCCGTGGCAGGGCGCAAGGCAGGTGCAGGGGCCGGGGGTCTTCATGTTCGGCCGGCCGCCGCACGTGTTGCCGGTGCAGGGGCGGCAGTTGCCGAACGGCACCTTCCCGGCTCGCAGCGGCAGCACGGGCACACCGGAAGCCGCCAGGGCGAGAGCAGCGGACAGGTGCTCTCCCCGGATGAGGGTCGGATCGGTCATGCTGGGTGTCTCCAGTTCTCTTCGAGCGTGCTGGATTGGCGGCGGCCCCGGTTCTTGGCGGAAGGGGGCCGCCGCCGTCGTTCGTCGAGTTCTCGGCGCAGACCTTGTGCGATGGCTGGCGCTGGTCGTCGCGAAGAGGGGTGGGTCTGCCGCACCAGCGACAGGGCTTGTCGCCGGTCCGGTCGAAGTGCCGGGCGTCGCGCCAGTCGAGCGACCGGCCCACGGTCAGCCGTCGTTCGGTGCGTTCCAGCGCTTGCGGGCGTCTTCCTGGATGCGGTCGATCCGGGCCTCGAACTTCGCGGTGGGCTTACCGCGGCTTTCGGCCCGCGCGGCGCGGGCGCAGAGCAGGAACACGCGGACGCTGCCGCCGATGGTGTCGGCGCCCATCAGCTCGGGGTCGAGGATC
This genomic interval from Kitasatospora gansuensis contains the following:
- a CDS encoding tyrosine-type recombinase/integrase is translated as MLTFEVYIYAIRDLKRGRKPHQLRWRVGLNPHSRTFATKTLADGRRAQLMTAIQKGEQFDTDSGLPVSELRKRDQVTWFEHAKEYAEKKWARASAKSRSARADALATITPALVTDRRGAPDHRVLRQALSCWAFNFSPQQPEPPAEVTAALAWLAKKSIGIGELEDSEVVRTALEALSRLLNGEVAADNTITRKRMVFNNALRYAVERRRLPANPLQFVDWDAPETDDEIDWRWVPGPEQGHALIEAAGTVSRRGSHLRAFYGCMLYAATRPAEAMDIRITDCTLPETGWGRIVLAGSSPRVGSRWTDDGQSHEERGLKRRARSATRDVPIPPVLVQILREHIERFGVASDGRLFRATEGGRLLTKEYAALWKVARPFVLTPHEVETPLADVPYELRHTAVSGWLVAGVDPVEVARRAGHSVAVLYRFYAKILNNRQDHSNALIERFLNGQDMQE
- a CDS encoding ATP-binding protein → MVAHEVPTSSTMAVPHGPAGVGAARRRLRRDLGDHEVAETVIDDAVLILSELLSNSCRYARPLGRLADLKDDAPAPVPAPVLVGVRSAEDGEPGGVTVRWVLSGQGQLVLEVTDGGAVTRPTPARPSLTSRGGRGLTIVGRLADDWGVRDAPGQVTVWAELPLRAEHGARSA
- a CDS encoding S1C family serine protease; this translates as MSTEHASGSTQPEAGGGSTGPEEQRTSAGQVAEPTLAFGKVTPPAAPSYLDAPPPVLPPAPAPAAPPAPSYLDAPPPAPAPAGNPYAAPAAPPAPAAELPPVAAAELPPVQVAPPAAEPPHHPFGAGTPLGSWATPPGGIDGPGGPGFPQYPGANPAPGRKRGGLIALVAAVALVAGLAGGAIGVSVTDRDGGSNSSSGRGTSTTVQASENKQAVNRPPESVAGIAGKALPSVVTIKAQGSQESGTGTGFVFDTEGHILTNNHVVAPAASGGKLTVKFSDGSSYPASVVGRAQGYDVAVIKLDSPPKDKLVPLPLGDSDKVAVGDATIAIGAPYGLEGTVTTGIISAKDRPVASGDETGAQASYMNALQTDASINPGNSGGPLLDAAGAVIGINSAIQSNTSSGNSRAGSIGLGFAIPINQAKRVAGDLIKGGTPVYAILGVLRNDEFKGDGAQIRGSAVGETPAVTPGGPADQAGLKAGDVITKLGGHVIDSGPTLVSEIWTYKPGDKVEVEYTRDGKAAKTTVTLGERKGDN
- a CDS encoding DUF5926 family protein, with amino-acid sequence MAKKAAKKSPQNRPSTVVTSGEIPVVGAREDCPCGSGRRYKACHGREAAHAVQELVHRPFEGLPGEADWVALRELVPAATVPLTLAKGVADGATGPVPSVTLATVLPLAWPALRRPDGSILLGLQTQSASGDLSRDLGDALELALTTEPGSPVPARRTVPGGRRLQELLDLDAEFAPAVHTGFEFWLEDAETATGDVAASLERANASAIPTEKLSSVPSSYWCAAPDKNHLRWVMTVPEEQLLDALAKLTAAEQSSLGADTRLVGSFRAHGLTVPVWDLPQSMTAADCEAPAAEFAERLAATLKDETPLTAEERRARAHLVSRQVTLN
- a CDS encoding glycerophosphodiester phosphodiesterase, yielding MDTRNQPLTSQDAADRGAVQVIAHRGSSAARAEHTLAAYALAVAEGADGLEADVRLTADGQLVCVHDRTVRRTSDGRGAVSALTLAQLNAFDFGSWKDPAAPEPSPVLTLAQLLELVADAGRRVELAIETKHPTRYAGRTEAELLRLLSRYGLLPDSREGSAVRVMSFSELSLRRIRRAAPAVPTVYLFDRRLPLLGRIETLPGGAPIAGPGIDLVRSNPELVRALRRAGHSVHVWTVDEAADVELCLELGVSAIITNRPRAVLAQLGR
- a CDS encoding helix-turn-helix transcriptional regulator, with the protein product MAKRELLKLSAVLEEINMSRAAFYRMRARGQGPRLIKLPNAQLRVDRADLDSWLAACQIAA
- a CDS encoding purine-cytosine permease family protein, whose translation is MTAVSPAPVQEPTATARAEAPLVLDTAPPRTLDFRALFSLWANLGVSLIGFTSAATVIGAKGAELSLAAAITATVVGTVIGTAMLGVTALIGARTGAPAMAVLRGLFGTKLSYVPTVLNIVQCIGWGVYELLVITMGAQAVTGTQGWHWLFVLLGGALTTTLTIWPLGSIGVLRKYVTIAVGIAMVYLTVQLVRQGVPNPGAGNWSGFLSATDVMIAMSISFVPLAADYTRHARAAGTAFWATLSGYTLAQVWCYLLGAVALLQSDGDPNLIFSSFTGVAAGWAFLLVLVVRETDQSFANVYSTAMSIQNLLPKVDRRLLTGGIGALVTGLALCIDEFAASYSAFLFLIGSVFVPMFAVLAADYFLGSGRRGWNLAEDAPARWLMLLPWALGFATYQFIAPTAIDGWRGFWLDLQSKVGFEAQPWTSASLLSFLVAALATLAVQRRK
- a CDS encoding bifunctional DNA primase/polymerase; translation: MPWTRPRLNRSKARSKSGSKAHRRYSPSPRSPWLRWPGSRRRVRAALLAAARTAAGYGWPVLPGAYAVPGLLGPCSCEDPACPAPGAHPHQPPLPAATTDARMVGWWWAERSPDASVLVATGRTVSAVSLPADAGARALEYLEVLDVPVGPVLLAQDRYVLLVAPYTLAELGELLAEQPWVPGVMRYHGPDGYLLLPPSRTAEGGVRWVRPPVGGRPWLPEVGGLLGALIAASSVAADGSRLAG